Proteins encoded in a region of the Corynebacterium genitalium ATCC 33030 genome:
- a CDS encoding bifunctional ADP-dependent NAD(P)H-hydrate dehydratase/NAD(P)H-hydrate epimerase, translating to MLHAYTAEQIRAAERPLLDAQREPDELMKSAAHAVFLAAETMLTWPDFLEHYRENPRILLLVGKGGNGGDALYAGAELALAGHTVDAWLAWGSAHEPALEAFRNAGGTVLDSAPMQEQNYRLAIDGLTGLGGAGSLGEEVKQVLDHLTDWYAHVLAVDVPSGIDADSGEKGEVHVIADATVTFGGWRRAHGLAPECGVQLLAHPHIHDGRTIADELRVWESDTLLFRAVSSELPVPDALDPLRPDNEPDTEPRPADDKYSGGVVGIRAGSDTYPGAAILATIGAVNATPAMVRYAGPQALEVVRALPEVVVTHKLEDAGRVQAWVFGPGVGTDSAASSELALLLGREEPLLIDADGLTLLTRDPELRDLLEQREAETVLTPHDGEFERLRDALGIAPADRLTETKALATTLNCAVVRKGRSTIVANPDQDHAIVVDCGTSWAATPGSGDVLAGLMGARMARDGMYGIYQSVTVHAVAAWISAQTEYGAGPTHASKIAQAIPAATANLNVLQGVPAGYRARRWS from the coding sequence ATGCTGCACGCTTACACAGCCGAACAGATCCGCGCGGCAGAGCGCCCGCTGCTCGACGCGCAACGCGAACCCGACGAACTCATGAAATCGGCGGCCCACGCCGTCTTCCTGGCGGCAGAAACCATGCTGACCTGGCCGGACTTCTTGGAACACTACCGCGAGAACCCCCGCATTTTGCTCTTGGTGGGCAAGGGCGGCAACGGCGGGGACGCTCTCTACGCCGGTGCTGAACTGGCACTTGCCGGCCACACAGTAGATGCATGGCTGGCGTGGGGGAGCGCCCACGAACCTGCCTTGGAGGCCTTCCGCAACGCCGGCGGCACCGTCCTTGACAGTGCCCCGATGCAGGAGCAGAACTACCGCCTCGCCATCGACGGGCTCACTGGCCTCGGTGGCGCGGGCAGCCTGGGGGAGGAGGTCAAGCAGGTGCTCGACCACCTCACCGACTGGTACGCCCACGTTTTGGCCGTCGACGTGCCCTCGGGCATTGATGCGGACAGCGGAGAGAAGGGCGAGGTCCACGTCATCGCCGACGCGACAGTCACGTTCGGCGGATGGCGCCGCGCGCACGGTCTCGCCCCGGAGTGCGGCGTCCAGCTGCTCGCCCACCCGCACATTCATGACGGCCGCACGATCGCCGATGAACTTCGCGTTTGGGAGAGCGACACCCTCCTCTTCCGTGCTGTGTCCTCCGAGCTGCCCGTCCCTGACGCGCTCGATCCGCTCCGCCCCGACAATGAACCGGACACGGAGCCCCGCCCGGCGGACGATAAGTACAGCGGCGGAGTCGTGGGCATCCGCGCTGGCAGCGATACATATCCCGGCGCGGCGATCCTCGCCACTATTGGCGCTGTCAATGCGACACCGGCGATGGTTCGTTACGCCGGGCCTCAGGCGTTGGAGGTGGTGCGGGCGCTGCCGGAGGTCGTCGTCACGCACAAGCTCGAAGACGCCGGGCGCGTGCAGGCGTGGGTGTTCGGCCCGGGTGTTGGCACAGATTCCGCGGCCAGCAGCGAGCTCGCGCTGCTTCTCGGACGTGAGGAGCCGTTGCTTATCGACGCCGACGGCCTCACCCTCCTGACCCGCGACCCAGAACTACGCGACCTGCTGGAACAGAGAGAGGCAGAAACAGTGCTCACCCCGCACGACGGAGAGTTCGAGCGGCTGCGGGACGCGCTCGGAATCGCACCCGCTGACCGGCTCACCGAGACCAAAGCTCTTGCAACAACGTTGAACTGCGCTGTTGTGCGAAAGGGGAGGAGCACCATCGTCGCCAACCCGGATCAGGACCACGCCATCGTTGTGGACTGCGGAACCTCGTGGGCGGCCACACCTGGATCAGGTGACGTGCTGGCCGGGCTGATGGGTGCACGGATGGCGCGCGACGGGATGTACGGCATCTACCAATCGGTCACTGTTCACGCGGTGGCGGCGTGGATCTCGGCGCAGACGGAATACGGGGCGGGGCCGACGCATGCGTCGAAAATTGCGCAGGCAATACCCGCCGCGACTGCGAACCTCAACGTGCTACAAGGAGTTCCCGCCGGTTACCGGGCCAGGCGATGGTCATAA
- a CDS encoding TIGR02206 family membrane protein: MPIQPPDWESRHTGQSYPTITQYDRKHLSILVLFIFLCGILVMAVKKLPGSVVKASRKVASAIMLLISTAYFVWVLSPSRIVWDETAPFHVTDLLRYITPLALGTENPTATALSYYWGFFLNPMAIFFPDMAYVQDNWRLQELGYWYFHLAATIVPVVLTFGLGYRPSWKDWRVVSGITMAWAGVSGVVNKLTGGNYFFSAGHPRGWSPLHWFGPWPWYLLICVPGVPVVFSLMTIAWPGNRRELLVAR; this comes from the coding sequence ATGCCGATTCAGCCGCCAGACTGGGAGTCGCGCCACACAGGCCAGTCGTACCCCACGATCACACAGTACGACCGGAAGCACCTGTCGATTCTGGTGCTGTTCATCTTCCTCTGCGGCATCCTGGTCATGGCTGTGAAGAAGCTTCCCGGCTCAGTGGTGAAGGCCTCTCGCAAGGTGGCCTCCGCCATCATGCTGCTGATCTCCACGGCGTACTTCGTGTGGGTGCTCAGTCCGTCACGCATCGTGTGGGACGAGACAGCTCCGTTCCATGTCACCGACCTGCTGCGCTACATCACGCCGCTGGCCTTGGGGACCGAAAACCCGACAGCAACAGCGCTGTCATACTACTGGGGTTTCTTCCTCAACCCGATGGCCATCTTCTTCCCGGACATGGCGTACGTGCAGGACAACTGGCGCCTGCAAGAGCTCGGCTACTGGTACTTCCACCTCGCGGCGACAATCGTGCCCGTCGTGCTCACCTTCGGGCTGGGCTACCGGCCGTCATGGAAGGACTGGCGGGTGGTTTCGGGCATCACCATGGCGTGGGCAGGCGTCTCCGGCGTGGTGAACAAGCTCACCGGCGGCAACTACTTCTTCAGTGCCGGCCACCCGCGCGGCTGGTCCCCGCTGCACTGGTTCGGCCCATGGCCCTGGTACCTGCTCATATGCGTACCCGGTGTACCGGTCGTCTTCTCGCTTATGACCATCGCCTGGCCCGGTAACCGGCGGGAACTCCTTGTAGCACGTTGA
- a CDS encoding MFS transporter — MGFAAFVYVTFEMFAVGLISPMAEDLGVTEGQIGLLMTVYAGLVAVVTIPLMEITRKLDRKPVFMATLICLLAGIALQATAANYWMLVAGRVCAAFTHGLFWSLVNPMAARLAPKGMTGRAIGVVSLGSTMALVMGSPLTTLVGGAIGWRNATWLLGVLVAGSFAALLFFLPSMPAIPPAGKSGEANQKSALPALVLYLTLVITALFCSYTYLGLFVERTIGETFVALGLAGYGLFGIVGVLSAGRRSDRRMIRMNFIFSGLIVVAGILGALALGLISASPALALIPALLVVVFLGTAGGGLPTAATTIFLYAGEDNQNRASSIYVVTFQVGIASGSAMGAIPVDAGFFPGTLLITAVLGALAMAELSLRARPILR, encoded by the coding sequence ATGGGCTTCGCTGCCTTCGTGTACGTCACCTTCGAGATGTTCGCCGTCGGCCTCATCAGCCCGATGGCGGAGGACCTAGGGGTCACCGAGGGCCAAATCGGGCTGCTCATGACTGTGTACGCGGGTCTCGTCGCGGTGGTCACCATTCCGCTCATGGAAATCACCCGCAAACTGGACAGAAAACCAGTGTTCATGGCCACGCTGATCTGTCTGCTCGCCGGCATCGCGCTGCAGGCCACCGCGGCGAACTATTGGATGCTTGTCGCCGGGCGCGTGTGCGCTGCCTTCACGCACGGGTTGTTCTGGTCTCTCGTCAACCCCATGGCGGCCCGGCTCGCACCGAAGGGGATGACCGGCCGCGCGATAGGCGTTGTGTCGCTGGGTTCGACGATGGCACTGGTCATGGGCTCGCCGCTGACCACTCTCGTCGGCGGTGCGATCGGGTGGCGCAACGCTACCTGGCTGCTCGGAGTGCTTGTCGCAGGCTCGTTCGCGGCGCTGTTGTTCTTCCTGCCGTCCATGCCCGCCATCCCGCCCGCAGGCAAAAGCGGGGAAGCCAACCAGAAATCTGCGCTACCTGCCCTCGTGCTCTATTTAACGCTGGTGATCACGGCGCTGTTCTGCTCCTACACCTACCTGGGCCTGTTCGTCGAGCGCACGATCGGCGAGACCTTCGTGGCGCTCGGGCTCGCCGGTTACGGCCTCTTCGGCATCGTCGGTGTTCTTTCTGCGGGCCGCCGCTCCGACCGCCGCATGATCCGCATGAACTTCATCTTTTCGGGTCTCATTGTCGTCGCGGGCATTCTCGGTGCACTCGCCCTGGGGCTGATCAGTGCTTCCCCCGCCCTCGCCCTCATCCCCGCCCTCCTCGTCGTCGTTTTTCTCGGTACTGCTGGCGGTGGGTTGCCTACTGCAGCGACGACAATCTTCCTCTATGCGGGGGAGGACAATCAGAACCGTGCATCGTCTATCTACGTGGTCACGTTCCAAGTGGGCATTGCCAGCGGTTCGGCCATGGGTGCCATCCCAGTGGATGCCGGGTTCTTCCCGGGCACCCTTCTGATCACCGCTGTGCTCGGCGCGCTCGCGATGGCTGAACTCAGTTTGCGAGCTCGCCCGATCCTGCGCTAA
- the rraA gene encoding ribonuclease E activity regulator RraA, with protein sequence MTDSSIQFIATADIADIHNKDVRSCDIQFRNFGGRIEFCGEIHTISCFQDNGLVKKTLNSPGEGKVLVVDGHASMHTALMGDMIAEAGVNNGWAGVIINGPIRDSAEVAKMEFGCKALGTNPRKSNKDGIGEENIVLRLGGIDFIPGQYVYADSDGVVVSENPVEPE encoded by the coding sequence ATGACTGACTCGAGCATCCAGTTCATTGCCACCGCTGACATCGCCGACATCCACAACAAGGATGTGCGCAGCTGCGACATCCAGTTCCGCAACTTCGGCGGGAGGATCGAGTTCTGCGGTGAGATCCACACGATTTCCTGCTTCCAAGACAACGGCTTGGTCAAGAAGACGCTGAACTCTCCCGGCGAGGGCAAGGTCCTCGTGGTGGACGGTCACGCGTCGATGCACACTGCTCTGATGGGCGACATGATCGCTGAGGCTGGCGTGAACAACGGCTGGGCCGGCGTGATCATCAACGGCCCGATCCGCGACTCCGCGGAGGTGGCCAAGATGGAGTTCGGCTGCAAGGCTCTGGGCACCAACCCGCGTAAGTCCAACAAGGACGGCATCGGCGAGGAGAACATCGTGCTCCGCCTGGGCGGCATCGACTTCATCCCCGGCCAGTACGTCTACGCGGACTCAGACGGCGTCGTCGTTTCGGAGAACCCGGTGGAGCCCGAGTAA
- the aceA gene encoding isocitrate lyase gives MTTTGQARTAEEIQKDWDENPRWKGITRDYTAQQVADLQGNVVEEQTLARRGAEILWDGITKGDGSYIHALGALTGNQAVQQVRAGLQAVYLSGWQVAGDANLSGNTYPDQSLYPANSVPNVVRRINNALTRADQISRVEGDTSVDNWLVPIVADGEAGFGGALNVYELQRAMIQAGAAGTHWEDQLASEKKCGHLGGKVLIPTQQHIRTLSSARLAADVLNVPTVVIGRTDAEAATLLTSDVDERDAKFLTGERSAEGYYYVQNGVEPCIARAKSYAPYADLIWMETGTPDLELAKKFADGVHEEFPDQLLAYNCSPSFNWSSHLDEEEIAKFQKELGKMGFTFQFITLAGFHALNYSMFDLAYGYAREGMPAFVDLQNREFQAASDRGFTAVKHQREVGAGYFDRVATTVDPNSSTTALKGSTEEGQF, from the coding sequence ATGACCACCACAGGACAGGCTCGTACCGCTGAGGAAATCCAGAAGGATTGGGACGAGAACCCCCGCTGGAAGGGCATCACCCGCGACTACACCGCACAGCAGGTTGCTGACCTGCAGGGCAACGTCGTCGAGGAGCAGACCCTCGCTCGCCGCGGTGCTGAGATCCTTTGGGACGGCATCACCAAGGGCGACGGCTCCTACATCCACGCCCTGGGTGCCCTGACCGGTAACCAGGCCGTTCAGCAGGTCCGTGCAGGCCTGCAGGCTGTGTACCTCTCCGGCTGGCAGGTCGCAGGTGACGCCAACCTCTCCGGCAACACCTACCCGGACCAGTCCCTGTACCCGGCTAACTCCGTGCCGAACGTTGTCCGCCGCATTAACAACGCCCTGACCCGCGCTGACCAGATCTCCCGCGTCGAGGGCGACACCTCCGTGGACAACTGGCTCGTCCCGATCGTCGCTGACGGTGAGGCTGGCTTCGGTGGCGCACTGAACGTTTACGAGCTGCAGCGCGCAATGATCCAGGCTGGTGCCGCTGGTACCCACTGGGAAGACCAGCTCGCTTCCGAGAAGAAGTGCGGCCACCTGGGCGGCAAGGTCCTCATCCCGACCCAGCAGCACATCCGCACTCTGTCCTCCGCTCGCTTGGCTGCAGACGTTCTCAACGTCCCGACTGTTGTCATCGGCCGCACCGACGCTGAGGCTGCAACCCTGCTGACCTCCGACGTCGACGAGCGCGACGCGAAGTTCCTCACCGGCGAGCGTTCCGCTGAGGGCTACTACTACGTCCAGAACGGCGTTGAGCCCTGCATCGCGCGCGCAAAGTCCTACGCTCCGTACGCTGACCTGATCTGGATGGAGACCGGCACTCCGGACCTCGAGCTGGCGAAGAAGTTCGCTGACGGCGTCCACGAGGAGTTCCCGGACCAGCTGCTGGCCTACAACTGCTCCCCGTCCTTCAACTGGTCCTCCCACCTGGACGAGGAAGAGATCGCCAAGTTCCAGAAGGAGCTGGGCAAGATGGGCTTCACCTTCCAGTTCATCACGCTGGCTGGCTTCCACGCCCTCAACTACTCCATGTTCGACCTGGCCTACGGCTACGCTCGCGAGGGCATGCCGGCCTTCGTCGACCTGCAGAACCGCGAGTTCCAGGCAGCATCCGACCGCGGCTTCACCGCTGTGAAACACCAGCGCGAGGTCGGTGCCGGCTACTTCGACCGCGTTGCCACCACGGTCGACCCGAACTCCTCCACCACCGCCCTGAAGGGCTCCACCGAGGAGGGCCAGTTCTAA
- a CDS encoding type II toxin-antitoxin system VapC family toxin, whose amino-acid sequence MIIDANVLIYASDENATHFAEASSWLDGALRGTERVGFPWICLLAFQRITTNPALFAMPLTPSRASDYIENWLKHPNSWVPQPGPQHASILRTLTVDSDARGTLVTDAHLAALAIEHGTSICSFDSDFARFQGLRWFSPLDAQDT is encoded by the coding sequence ATGATCATCGACGCAAACGTGCTTATCTACGCGTCTGATGAGAACGCGACGCATTTCGCTGAAGCCTCGTCATGGCTTGATGGTGCTCTGCGCGGCACTGAACGGGTCGGCTTCCCGTGGATTTGCTTGCTGGCGTTTCAAAGGATCACCACGAACCCTGCACTGTTCGCTATGCCGCTCACACCTTCTCGCGCGAGTGACTACATCGAGAACTGGTTGAAACACCCGAACTCCTGGGTGCCCCAACCTGGTCCGCAGCACGCGAGTATCCTGCGCACCCTCACCGTCGACAGTGACGCCCGTGGGACCCTTGTCACCGATGCTCATCTTGCCGCTCTCGCTATCGAGCACGGCACCTCCATCTGCTCTTTCGATAGCGACTTTGCTCGCTTTCAGGGCCTGCGTTGGTTTTCTCCACTCGACGCGCAAGACACGTAA
- a CDS encoding Fpg/Nei family DNA glycosylase yields MPEGHVLHRLARELNANFRSAPVEVTSPQGRFTQASLIDGSRLTRATAHGKHLFVDFDAPHVEHVVYIHLGLIGSLRFEPAEDNWGQIRLHISNGTIAANLRGPQFCKLLTDDEVDAIIARSGFDPIVEATPPDALYAKIHRSKRSIGSLLMDQKLFAGVGNIYRAEVLFRQGIDPTVPGTLLSRAQFDAIWTDLVELMAYGVDNGRIDTVRPDHTPETMGRDPRKDDHGGEVYVYRRAGDPCYICGTPIEMKVSEGRKLYWCPGCQ; encoded by the coding sequence ATGCCCGAAGGTCACGTTCTCCACCGTCTCGCCCGCGAACTCAACGCGAATTTCCGCAGCGCCCCGGTGGAGGTGACCAGTCCGCAGGGGCGCTTCACGCAAGCATCGCTTATCGACGGCTCACGTCTCACCCGCGCCACCGCCCACGGCAAGCACCTGTTCGTCGACTTCGACGCGCCCCACGTCGAGCACGTGGTCTACATTCACCTGGGCCTGATCGGCTCGTTGCGTTTCGAGCCCGCCGAGGACAACTGGGGCCAGATCCGTCTCCACATCTCCAACGGTACGATTGCCGCTAACCTGCGCGGACCGCAGTTCTGCAAGCTGCTCACCGACGATGAGGTCGACGCGATCATCGCCCGGTCTGGCTTCGATCCGATTGTGGAGGCGACCCCTCCGGACGCGCTCTACGCGAAAATCCACCGATCGAAGCGCTCCATCGGTTCGCTTCTGATGGACCAGAAGCTCTTCGCCGGTGTGGGCAATATCTACCGCGCGGAGGTGCTCTTCCGGCAAGGCATCGATCCGACGGTCCCCGGGACACTACTGAGCCGCGCTCAGTTCGACGCGATCTGGACCGATCTTGTAGAGCTCATGGCCTACGGTGTCGACAACGGGCGCATCGACACCGTCCGCCCCGACCACACCCCGGAGACCATGGGGCGCGACCCGCGCAAGGACGACCATGGCGGAGAGGTCTACGTCTACCGCCGGGCGGGCGACCCGTGCTACATCTGCGGCACACCGATCGAGATGAAGGTGAGCGAGGGCCGGAAACTCTACTGGTGCCCGGGCTGCCAGTAA